The Endozoicomonas montiporae CL-33 genome contains a region encoding:
- a CDS encoding OmpA/MotB family protein, whose translation MSAIIKLWLLFIFPITVWASTSETVFFLSDDLETATKYYNSREQNTGNPAFLFNENFDREKILYARPENYKWKKSVYGERNYQELGFYNTPGYAYLKRKTDGKFLTKLSPTRYQLRVDGSECHGNLCSMDENIIAVVIPKRFNVLSYDSSVNGNWKVVDSTYTFYSKNVKGASVELILEDQFAIIYSQIFDDMSTFDGIEVENEGDQINVVMPMDNVFGSGSTHLNNEGKDWVKQLAQTLSTIQYQEVRVEGHADSIPVRAGSIYPSNWELSAARAAMALRLLKEQGVPGSKLVAVGYGDSRPVASNANVDGRAQNRRIAFSIIPESEDTI comes from the coding sequence GTGAGCGCAATAATTAAGCTGTGGCTGTTGTTTATTTTTCCAATTACTGTATGGGCATCAACTTCAGAAACAGTATTTTTTCTGTCTGATGATTTGGAAACTGCAACAAAATATTACAATAGCAGAGAGCAAAATACAGGTAATCCAGCTTTCTTATTTAACGAAAATTTTGATCGTGAGAAAATTCTCTATGCCAGACCAGAGAATTATAAGTGGAAAAAAAGTGTTTATGGTGAAAGAAATTATCAGGAGTTAGGTTTTTACAATACCCCTGGCTATGCATACTTGAAGAGAAAAACTGATGGCAAGTTTCTCACCAAGCTGTCACCTACACGCTACCAGCTTCGGGTTGATGGTAGTGAGTGTCACGGCAATCTGTGTTCCATGGATGAGAATATTATTGCAGTGGTTATTCCAAAGCGGTTTAACGTGCTTTCCTACGACAGTTCTGTCAATGGAAACTGGAAAGTTGTCGATTCAACTTACACCTTCTATTCAAAAAATGTAAAAGGCGCGTCAGTTGAGCTAATTTTAGAAGATCAGTTTGCAATCATCTATAGCCAGATTTTTGATGATATGTCTACATTTGACGGCATTGAAGTTGAGAATGAAGGTGACCAAATTAATGTTGTAATGCCGATGGATAATGTTTTTGGTTCAGGCAGTACTCATCTGAATAATGAGGGGAAAGATTGGGTTAAACAACTTGCGCAGACACTTTCAACAATACAGTATCAAGAAGTAAGAGTTGAAGGGCATGCAGACAGTATTCCCGTTCGAGCTGGAAGTATTTACCCATCTAATTGGGAATTGTCAGCTGCTCGAGCTGCGATGGCTCTAAGGCTACTAAAAGAGCAAGGTGTTCCCGGCAGTAAGTTAGTTGCAGTAGGGTATGGTGACAGCCGACCAGTAGCCAGCAATGCAAATGTTGATGGACGAGCTCAGAACCGTCGAATAGCATTCAGTATTATACCGGAATCAGAAGACACCATATGA
- the mlaE gene encoding lipid asymmetry maintenance ABC transporter permease subunit MlaE, translating into MSPGLFDRLEQLGRFGLDHVQSVGRSGVFLVLAIFPRSGFGHRFSLLVQQLYSVGFMSLIIITVSGLFIGMVLALQGYNILITYGSEDAVGQMVALSLLRELGPVVTALLFAGRAGSALTAEIGLMKTTEQLSSLEMIGVDPLKRIIAPRFWAGVISMPLLATIFNLVGILGATMVGVDWLGIYEGSFWSSMQQSVDLVSDIGNGLVKSLVFGLVVTWIAVFQGYDAIPTSEGVSRATTRTVVYSSLAILGLDFILTAVMFGEL; encoded by the coding sequence ATGAGTCCAGGTTTATTCGACCGGCTGGAGCAGTTGGGCCGGTTTGGTTTGGATCATGTCCAGTCTGTGGGACGATCCGGTGTTTTTCTGGTTTTGGCTATTTTTCCCCGGTCCGGGTTTGGTCATCGCTTCTCTCTGTTGGTTCAGCAACTGTATAGCGTTGGCTTTATGTCGCTGATCATCATCACCGTATCCGGGCTGTTTATCGGTATGGTGTTGGCCCTGCAGGGTTACAACATTCTGATTACCTATGGCTCAGAGGATGCCGTTGGACAAATGGTGGCACTCAGCCTGCTCCGTGAGTTGGGGCCTGTCGTTACCGCATTGCTATTTGCGGGACGGGCGGGTTCTGCGCTGACGGCTGAAATCGGTTTGATGAAAACCACCGAGCAACTGTCCAGCCTTGAAATGATTGGTGTTGATCCTCTGAAACGCATTATTGCGCCAAGGTTCTGGGCCGGGGTGATTTCCATGCCGCTGCTGGCAACCATATTTAATCTGGTGGGTATTTTGGGCGCCACCATGGTCGGGGTTGACTGGCTGGGTATCTATGAAGGTTCTTTCTGGTCCAGCATGCAGCAGTCTGTGGATCTGGTCAGCGATATTGGTAATGGATTGGTGAAAAGTCTGGTGTTTGGCCTTGTTGTTACATGGATAGCTGTCTTTCAGGGTTACGATGCCATACCGACTTCTGAAGGCGTCAGTCGTGCAACAACGCGAACCGTGGTGTATTCATCGCTGGCCATTCTGGGACTTGATTTTATTTTGACCGCCGTAATGTTTGGAGAACTGTAA
- a CDS encoding BolA family protein: MLANQVKALLEEKIQGSEVLVEGEGCDFRLTIISDEFQGAMPVKRQQMVYQHLNGMIASGEIHAVTMVTLTQSEWQQRNS; the protein is encoded by the coding sequence ATGCTAGCCAACCAGGTTAAGGCGCTGCTGGAAGAGAAAATTCAAGGTTCTGAAGTGCTGGTTGAAGGGGAAGGCTGTGACTTTCGCCTGACAATCATCAGTGACGAATTTCAGGGCGCTATGCCGGTAAAACGTCAGCAGATGGTGTATCAGCACCTGAACGGGATGATTGCCAGCGGCGAAATTCATGCGGTCACCATGGTGACCCTGACGCAGTCTGAATGGCAGCAGCGTAACAGTTAA
- the mlaD gene encoding outer membrane lipid asymmetry maintenance protein MlaD, translated as MRMRTVEISVGGFMIAGVLALIVLALKVSGLSLNTNQRTYQLHAMFDNTGALKARAKVALAGVTVGKVTGVSLDKHTYMARVDMEIDADVDNIPIDSTAAIVTAGFLGEKYIGISIGGDEEYLKDGGRFEDTQSAVILEELIGKFLLGAVNKKDDK; from the coding sequence ATGAGGATGAGAACAGTAGAAATCAGTGTCGGCGGCTTTATGATTGCCGGTGTTCTGGCGCTCATTGTACTGGCATTAAAAGTCAGTGGTTTGTCACTGAATACCAACCAACGGACTTACCAGCTGCATGCCATGTTCGATAACACCGGAGCCCTGAAAGCCAGAGCGAAAGTGGCTCTGGCCGGAGTGACCGTTGGCAAGGTGACCGGCGTCAGCCTTGATAAGCACACTTACATGGCACGGGTTGATATGGAAATTGATGCCGATGTTGACAATATACCCATCGATAGCACGGCTGCCATTGTAACGGCGGGCTTTCTTGGAGAAAAATACATTGGTATCAGTATTGGTGGTGATGAAGAATACCTCAAAGATGGCGGGCGTTTTGAGGACACCCAGTCTGCGGTGATTCTGGAAGAGCTGATCGGCAAGTTCCTGCTGGGAGCGGTCAATAAAAAAGACGACAAATAA
- a CDS encoding MlaC/ttg2D family ABC transporter substrate-binding protein encodes MNKTILVSIRQLFFTAATLLLATNAMAAPQLQPPEIEVEKITRNLLDLYDKNEEKYRKDREGFVQEVDRMLSPVVAFDQIARYVMGKYTRRSPGQVDKFETTFKDSLLRFYSNALLALDDTSLTIESVDKTPEKQLKEYIAGDISRIPVKMSVRTSTRSVDIFYSMVHTDGRWKLRNITIDGINIAKQFQTQFADAVDRYGKVETVVANWAEIMQGKDIKAGK; translated from the coding sequence ATGAACAAAACAATCCTTGTTTCCATCAGGCAGTTATTTTTCACAGCAGCCACCCTGCTGTTGGCAACTAACGCTATGGCTGCACCGCAGCTTCAGCCTCCTGAAATCGAAGTGGAAAAGATTACCCGTAATTTGCTGGATCTGTATGACAAGAATGAAGAGAAGTACAGGAAAGACCGGGAAGGTTTCGTTCAGGAAGTAGACCGGATGTTATCACCTGTCGTGGCTTTTGATCAGATTGCCCGTTATGTCATGGGCAAGTACACCCGGCGCAGCCCCGGCCAGGTGGATAAGTTCGAAACCACTTTCAAAGACAGTCTGTTAAGGTTTTACAGCAATGCCCTGCTGGCACTGGATGACACCAGCCTGACCATCGAGTCGGTGGACAAAACCCCGGAAAAACAGCTGAAAGAATACATTGCCGGTGATATCAGCCGTATCCCTGTAAAAATGAGTGTCAGAACCAGTACCCGCAGTGTTGATATTTTCTACTCCATGGTACATACCGATGGTCGCTGGAAACTGCGCAACATTACCATTGACGGTATCAATATCGCCAAACAGTTCCAGACCCAGTTTGCAGACGCTGTCGATCGCTATGGCAAGGTTGAAACCGTAGTCGCTAACTGGGCGGAAATTATGCAGGGCAAAGATATCAAAGCGGGTAAATAA
- the murA gene encoding UDP-N-acetylglucosamine 1-carboxyvinyltransferase, translating to MDKLIITGGNRLDGEIRISGAKNSALPILAATLLADDPVTVCNLPHLHDITTMFELFGCMGVDLMVDERMNVEVHASTIKQLRAPYELVKTMRASILVLGPLLARFGRAEVSLPGGCAIGSRPVDLHIRGLQAMGADIVVEDGYIKASIKDRLKGARILMDTVTVTGTENILMAACLADGETIIENAAREPEVLDLADCLITMGAQIEGAGTDTIRVQGVERLNGCTYSVLPDRIETGTYLIAAAVTGGRVRLKDTQPDILDAILLKLREAGASVEWGEDWIELDMKGKRPKAVDLKTAPYPAMPTDIQAQFTAMNIIAEGTGHITETVFENRFMHVQEMKRMGADVVVEGNTVIIKGVDNLKAAPVMATDLRASASLVIAGLVAEGDTQVERIYHIDRGYECIEEKLQQLGASIRRVAG from the coding sequence ATGGATAAATTGATCATTACAGGCGGCAATCGTCTGGACGGCGAAATCCGGATTTCCGGCGCCAAAAACTCCGCTCTGCCTATTCTGGCTGCGACCCTTCTGGCTGACGACCCGGTAACGGTGTGCAACCTGCCTCATCTGCACGATATCACCACCATGTTTGAGCTGTTTGGCTGCATGGGTGTTGATCTGATGGTTGACGAGCGCATGAATGTAGAAGTGCATGCGAGCACCATCAAACAACTGCGGGCTCCCTACGAGCTGGTAAAAACCATGCGTGCATCCATTCTGGTGCTGGGGCCACTGCTGGCTCGCTTTGGCCGTGCCGAAGTGTCACTGCCCGGTGGTTGTGCCATTGGTAGCCGTCCGGTAGACCTGCACATTCGTGGTCTGCAGGCGATGGGTGCCGACATTGTTGTGGAAGACGGTTACATCAAGGCGAGCATTAAGGATCGCCTGAAAGGTGCCCGTATCTTAATGGATACTGTGACAGTAACCGGCACAGAAAACATTCTGATGGCGGCCTGTCTGGCAGACGGCGAAACCATTATTGAAAACGCTGCCCGTGAGCCGGAAGTGCTGGATCTGGCAGACTGCCTGATAACCATGGGTGCCCAAATTGAAGGTGCGGGTACCGATACTATTCGTGTTCAGGGTGTTGAGCGCCTGAACGGTTGTACATACTCGGTACTGCCTGACCGCATTGAAACCGGTACTTACCTGATTGCCGCTGCTGTGACTGGTGGTCGCGTGCGTTTGAAAGATACCCAGCCAGATATCCTCGACGCCATTCTGCTGAAGCTGCGCGAAGCCGGTGCTTCCGTTGAGTGGGGAGAAGACTGGATTGAGCTGGATATGAAAGGCAAGCGCCCCAAGGCGGTTGACCTGAAAACCGCACCTTATCCGGCCATGCCGACCGATATTCAGGCACAGTTCACCGCGATGAACATCATTGCAGAAGGCACTGGCCATATCACTGAAACCGTGTTTGAAAACCGCTTTATGCACGTTCAGGAAATGAAGCGCATGGGTGCCGATGTTGTGGTTGAAGGCAATACGGTCATCATCAAAGGTGTGGATAATCTCAAGGCTGCCCCGGTAATGGCAACAGATTTGCGTGCTTCGGCCAGTCTTGTGATTGCCGGCCTGGTGGCAGAAGGTGACACACAGGTTGAGCGTATTTACCACATCGACCGTGGTTACGAATGCATTGAAGAGAAGCTACAACAGCTGGGTGCGAGCATTCGACGCGTTGCGGGATAA
- a CDS encoding Nif3-like dinuclear metal center hexameric protein, whose product MGISLKELMNKLEGELQSGLFRDYCPNGLQVEGKQEINRIVTGVTACQALIDKAIELKADAVFVHHGYFWKGEDATITGMKRRRVEALLKHNINLIAYHLPLDGHPTMGNNAQLAKLMNWSTEGGMDATTRPVGSWGKLGKVQTVAELSQQLEQQLGREPLVIEGGTHDIETIAWCTGGAQKMIEEALALGVDAYVSGEISESTVHFARENGIHYFSAGHHATERYGVQAVGAWLEQECGVEHIFIDIASPV is encoded by the coding sequence ATGGGCATTTCTCTCAAAGAACTGATGAATAAGCTGGAGGGTGAACTTCAGTCGGGTTTATTCAGGGACTATTGCCCAAATGGTCTGCAGGTCGAGGGCAAGCAGGAGATCAACCGGATTGTGACCGGTGTGACGGCCTGTCAGGCACTGATCGACAAAGCCATTGAGTTGAAAGCCGATGCTGTTTTTGTGCATCACGGCTATTTCTGGAAGGGCGAAGACGCCACGATTACGGGTATGAAACGTCGCCGCGTAGAAGCCCTGCTGAAACACAATATCAACCTGATTGCCTATCATCTGCCACTGGATGGTCATCCAACCATGGGTAACAATGCCCAGCTGGCTAAGCTGATGAACTGGTCAACAGAAGGTGGAATGGATGCAACAACCAGACCTGTAGGCAGTTGGGGCAAACTGGGGAAAGTGCAAACCGTTGCAGAGCTGTCACAACAGCTGGAGCAGCAGTTGGGCAGGGAGCCGCTGGTGATAGAGGGCGGCACTCATGACATTGAAACCATTGCCTGGTGTACAGGTGGAGCCCAGAAAATGATTGAAGAGGCACTTGCTCTTGGAGTGGACGCTTATGTAAGTGGTGAAATCTCCGAGTCTACCGTGCACTTTGCCCGAGAGAATGGCATCCATTATTTCAGCGCCGGTCATCATGCCACTGAGCGCTATGGGGTTCAGGCTGTCGGTGCATGGTTAGAACAGGAATGCGGTGTTGAACATATCTTTATTGATATAGCGTCTCCGGTTTAG
- a CDS encoding ATP-binding cassette domain-containing protein, with the protein MAEATDNFIEIRGLTFFRGSRCIFNNIDITIPRGKVVGIMGPSGTGKTTLLRLIGRQLRPDAGQIIVDGQDVNRLSRDELFRLRRKMGMLFQSGALFTDLSVFENVAFPLRIHTELTDPMIRDLVFMKLQAVGLRGAWSLMPAELSGGMNRRVALARAIALDPEMVMYDEPFVGQDPIAMGVLVELIRKLNQALKITSVVVSHDLHETASIADYLYVLADGDVIGQGTPDEMKASTDPRVIQFMNGHADGPVPFHYPAMDYKEALLGECK; encoded by the coding sequence ATGGCTGAGGCTACTGATAACTTCATTGAAATTCGCGGACTCACTTTCTTTCGTGGCAGTCGGTGTATTTTTAACAACATAGATATCACCATTCCCAGGGGCAAAGTCGTTGGGATAATGGGACCGTCCGGTACTGGTAAGACGACGCTGTTACGCCTTATAGGTCGCCAGTTACGCCCGGATGCCGGGCAGATTATTGTGGACGGGCAGGATGTGAATCGCCTGTCCCGGGACGAATTGTTCAGGCTTCGTCGTAAGATGGGCATGTTGTTCCAGAGTGGTGCCCTGTTTACTGATCTTTCGGTATTCGAGAATGTCGCCTTTCCTCTTCGGATACACACGGAACTCACAGATCCGATGATTCGCGATCTGGTCTTTATGAAGTTGCAGGCGGTGGGTCTGCGAGGTGCCTGGTCGCTGATGCCTGCCGAGTTGTCTGGCGGAATGAATCGTCGGGTGGCATTGGCCCGGGCAATAGCACTTGATCCGGAAATGGTCATGTACGATGAGCCATTTGTCGGACAGGATCCGATCGCCATGGGTGTGCTGGTTGAGTTAATCCGAAAATTGAATCAGGCACTCAAAATCACCAGCGTGGTGGTGTCTCACGATCTTCATGAAACCGCCAGTATTGCTGACTATCTTTATGTTCTGGCTGATGGTGATGTCATTGGTCAGGGAACGCCTGATGAAATGAAGGCTTCTACTGATCCCCGCGTCATACAGTTTATGAACGGTCATGCTGATGGCCCGGTTCCCTTCCATTATCCTGCCATGGATTACAAAGAAGCTCTGCTCGGGGAGTGCAAATGA
- a CDS encoding S1C family serine protease — MTHYTVSLAFAAITMKKILLQIGLPIFAGLVAGLLVIAIKPEVAGFKEGGLNTFFSTLFNRSSNLLGTGQVSYRHAVKKAAPSVVNIATASLDRSGTSVTPIPFRNSPDPDANRGSGVIVSPDGYLLTNNHVIQGAERIYVSMQDGREEIASVVGRDPDTDLAVLKIDLKGLPSIRLADSTKAEVGDVVLAIGNPFGLGQTVTMGIISATGRDDLRLNTYEDFIQTDAAINVGNSGGALINAYGELIGINTLLYTRGGGNEGVGFAIPSRMAEFVMESIIKYGRVIRGWLGIESQPLSAQLAQAYDLKTNSGILISGVYQDGPADQAGLRRGDILTGINNISTTDGNKVMNMVAQVPPGTEVTLQILRDNKPMELKARVSTRPRMVN, encoded by the coding sequence TTGACTCATTATACTGTTTCACTGGCCTTTGCAGCGATCACCATGAAAAAAATTCTCTTACAAATTGGCCTTCCTATTTTTGCAGGCCTTGTTGCCGGGCTTCTGGTGATTGCCATTAAACCTGAAGTGGCAGGCTTTAAAGAAGGCGGTCTGAACACCTTCTTTAGCACCTTATTTAACCGCAGCAGCAACCTGTTGGGTACAGGACAGGTTTCTTATCGTCATGCCGTTAAGAAAGCAGCCCCCTCGGTGGTTAACATTGCCACCGCATCGCTGGATCGTTCCGGTACCTCGGTGACGCCGATTCCGTTTCGCAACAGCCCCGACCCGGATGCCAACCGGGGCTCTGGCGTGATTGTCAGCCCTGATGGCTACCTGCTCACCAACAACCATGTGATTCAAGGTGCGGAGCGTATTTATGTCTCCATGCAAGATGGTCGTGAAGAAATCGCATCGGTAGTCGGACGAGACCCGGATACCGATCTGGCAGTGTTGAAAATTGACCTTAAAGGCCTGCCCAGTATTCGTCTGGCAGATTCGACAAAGGCAGAAGTCGGAGACGTTGTACTGGCTATCGGCAACCCTTTTGGTCTGGGTCAAACCGTTACCATGGGCATCATCAGTGCCACTGGTCGTGATGATCTGAGGCTGAATACTTACGAAGACTTCATCCAGACCGATGCGGCCATTAACGTAGGTAATTCCGGTGGCGCACTCATCAACGCTTACGGTGAACTGATTGGTATTAACACCCTGTTGTATACCCGTGGTGGCGGCAATGAGGGCGTAGGCTTTGCAATTCCATCAAGAATGGCGGAATTCGTTATGGAGTCCATTATTAAATACGGACGCGTGATTCGTGGCTGGCTCGGCATTGAATCCCAGCCTCTCAGTGCCCAGCTGGCTCAGGCTTATGATCTCAAAACCAACTCCGGCATTCTGATCTCCGGAGTCTACCAGGACGGCCCGGCCGATCAGGCCGGCTTACGTAGGGGTGACATCCTCACCGGCATCAATAACATCAGCACAACAGATGGCAACAAAGTCATGAACATGGTGGCGCAGGTACCACCCGGCACCGAAGTGACATTACAGATTCTGCGTGACAACAAACCCATGGAGCTGAAGGCTCGCGTCAGTACACGACCAAGAATGGTTAATTGA
- the hisD gene encoding histidinol dehydrogenase, whose protein sequence is MTTKILKPARLDFHDHEFRYQLDQLLAWESVSDDKVQKTVKEIITAVRRLGDKAVVDYTCRFDRLTASSMKELTVGDQQLQDALHAIPDDQRKALETAADRIRSYHKRQIQESWHYKERNGTKLGQKVQPMDRVGLYVPGGQATYPSSVLMNAIPAHVAGVEEIVMVVPTPDGVINNMVLAAAALAGVHKVFTIGGAQAIAALAYGTETIPRVDKIVGPGNIYVATAKREVFGQVGIDMIAGPSEILVVCDGLTDPDWIAMDLFSQAEHDEDAQAILVSDDLEFLHEVEDCMNRLVLELERKDIIKASVNHRGALIHVPNLKAACEVVNHIAPEHVELSVADPEALLPHIRHAGAIFMGRHTAEALGDYCAGPNHVLPTSGTARFSSPLGVYDFQKRSSLIHFSAKGASEMGKVASVLARGESLTAHARSAEFRIKK, encoded by the coding sequence ATGACAACAAAAATACTAAAACCCGCCCGACTGGACTTTCACGACCATGAATTCAGATACCAGCTTGACCAGCTTCTGGCATGGGAAAGCGTGTCGGATGACAAGGTGCAGAAAACCGTTAAGGAAATCATTACTGCAGTCCGCAGACTGGGCGACAAAGCGGTTGTTGACTACACCTGTCGTTTTGATCGCCTGACAGCCAGTTCGATGAAAGAACTGACTGTTGGCGACCAGCAGCTTCAGGACGCATTACATGCCATTCCTGATGATCAGCGTAAAGCTCTGGAAACAGCGGCTGACAGAATTCGCAGTTACCATAAGCGTCAGATTCAGGAGTCCTGGCATTACAAAGAACGCAACGGCACCAAACTAGGGCAGAAAGTACAGCCTATGGATCGTGTTGGTCTTTATGTACCGGGTGGTCAGGCCACCTATCCATCATCGGTATTAATGAATGCCATTCCTGCCCACGTGGCGGGCGTTGAAGAAATTGTTATGGTGGTGCCTACACCGGATGGTGTCATCAACAACATGGTATTGGCAGCAGCGGCGCTGGCCGGTGTGCATAAAGTCTTTACCATTGGTGGAGCTCAGGCGATAGCTGCATTGGCTTATGGCACAGAAACCATTCCCCGCGTTGATAAGATCGTGGGCCCCGGAAATATCTATGTGGCTACTGCCAAGCGTGAAGTGTTTGGGCAGGTCGGTATTGATATGATTGCCGGCCCTTCCGAGATTCTGGTGGTGTGTGACGGGCTGACAGATCCGGACTGGATTGCTATGGATCTGTTCTCTCAGGCAGAACATGACGAAGATGCACAGGCCATTCTGGTATCAGATGACCTTGAGTTTCTCCATGAAGTGGAAGACTGTATGAATCGTCTGGTGTTGGAGCTGGAGCGCAAAGACATTATCAAAGCCTCGGTAAATCATCGCGGCGCTCTGATTCATGTGCCGAACCTTAAGGCTGCCTGTGAAGTGGTTAACCACATTGCGCCGGAACATGTGGAATTATCGGTGGCTGATCCAGAAGCCCTGCTGCCGCATATCCGCCATGCCGGTGCCATTTTCATGGGGCGGCATACTGCAGAAGCATTGGGAGATTATTGCGCAGGTCCGAACCATGTGTTGCCTACCTCCGGAACTGCAAGGTTCTCATCGCCTCTGGGGGTCTATGACTTCCAGAAACGCTCATCGCTGATTCATTTTTCCGCCAAGGGTGCTTCCGAGATGGGTAAGGTGGCTTCAGTACTGGCCAGAGGTGAGTCGTTAACCGCGCACGCCCGTTCGGCTGAGTTCCGAATCAAAAAATAG
- a CDS encoding calcium/sodium antiporter: protein MNSSQEEPGNPNMLVAILAILAGFIILTWSADQFVNGAAATARNFNISPMLIGLTVVSIGTSAPEILVSIMAASQDHASLAIGNAIGSNIANIGLVLGVTALIAPLPVKKSLARREIPLLVGISLLAGICIANGFLTQLDSLALLGTLFLTLYLMFRWQKQHPDEPLLEGEEESAPQLSAGKAWFYLVSGLLFLLGSSQILVWGATELARLFGVSELLIGLTIVAIGTSLPELAASVASAIKGHHDIALGNVVGSNVFNLLAVLPMPGLLASGTINPQVVWQDFPVMMGLTLFLAASCLFGKQPKYLGRIIGFILISFYVAYTGWLFLNN, encoded by the coding sequence ATGAACTCCTCTCAAGAAGAACCGGGTAATCCCAACATGCTTGTTGCCATTCTCGCTATCCTTGCCGGCTTTATTATCCTGACCTGGAGCGCAGATCAGTTTGTAAACGGTGCTGCCGCAACAGCAAGGAACTTCAACATTTCCCCCATGCTGATCGGGCTGACCGTTGTTTCCATCGGTACATCAGCACCCGAAATTCTGGTTTCGATCATGGCAGCGTCACAGGATCATGCCAGCCTTGCTATCGGTAACGCCATTGGTTCCAACATCGCTAATATCGGTCTGGTTCTAGGCGTTACAGCATTAATTGCCCCTTTGCCTGTTAAAAAGTCTTTGGCGAGACGGGAAATTCCGCTACTGGTTGGCATCTCTCTCCTGGCTGGCATCTGCATTGCCAATGGTTTCCTGACTCAGCTGGATAGCCTGGCTCTTCTGGGAACACTGTTTTTAACGCTTTATCTGATGTTTCGCTGGCAGAAACAACACCCTGACGAGCCTCTTTTAGAAGGGGAAGAAGAGAGTGCCCCCCAACTGTCCGCAGGCAAAGCCTGGTTTTACCTGGTTTCAGGGCTTCTGTTTCTTCTGGGCAGCTCCCAGATTCTGGTCTGGGGTGCCACGGAGCTGGCACGCCTGTTCGGGGTCAGTGAACTGCTTATCGGTCTCACCATTGTCGCCATTGGCACCAGCCTGCCAGAGCTGGCAGCCTCGGTTGCCAGTGCCATTAAAGGGCATCACGATATAGCGCTTGGCAACGTTGTTGGCTCTAATGTCTTCAATCTTCTTGCGGTTCTGCCTATGCCGGGGCTGTTAGCATCCGGCACCATCAACCCTCAGGTTGTCTGGCAGGATTTCCCGGTTATGATGGGGCTGACTCTTTTCCTCGCCGCTAGCTGCCTGTTCGGCAAACAGCCCAAATACCTGGGTCGGATAATCGGATTCATCCTGATCAGCTTCTACGTTGCCTACACTGGGTGGCTGTTTCTGAACAATTAA
- the hisG gene encoding ATP phosphoribosyltransferase, whose protein sequence is MSSQMTIALSKGRILKDTLPLLKAAGIELTEDPGQSRKLIIPTTHPDVNLLIVRASDVPTYVEYGAADVGVAGKDVLLEHGSTELYEPLDLNIARCKLMTAGKVGVPEPEGRIKVATKFVNVAKQYYASIGRQADVIKLYGSMELAPLVGLADIIIDVVDTGNTLRANGLEPRDLIRTISSRLVVNKASMKVKHDAVSRLIDQMSRAVQETCQP, encoded by the coding sequence ATGTCCAGTCAGATGACCATTGCTCTCTCCAAGGGACGCATCCTCAAAGACACTTTGCCTTTGCTGAAGGCAGCCGGTATAGAACTGACAGAAGACCCGGGTCAGAGTCGCAAACTGATTATTCCCACCACCCATCCGGATGTGAATCTGCTGATTGTGCGAGCCAGTGATGTGCCAACCTACGTGGAATATGGCGCGGCTGATGTGGGCGTTGCCGGTAAGGATGTACTGCTTGAGCACGGTTCAACTGAGCTTTATGAACCTCTGGATCTGAACATTGCCCGATGCAAGCTGATGACTGCAGGGAAGGTGGGGGTGCCCGAGCCTGAAGGGCGCATCAAGGTGGCGACCAAGTTCGTTAACGTTGCGAAACAATATTATGCGTCTATTGGCCGACAGGCGGATGTGATCAAACTGTATGGTTCCATGGAGCTGGCACCACTGGTCGGACTCGCCGATATCATCATTGATGTGGTGGATACTGGTAATACCCTTCGCGCCAATGGCCTTGAGCCTAGAGACCTGATAAGAACGATTTCTTCACGGCTGGTGGTGAACAAGGCTTCAATGAAAGTGAAGCACGATGCTGTCAGCCGGTTAATTGATCAAATGTCCCGCGCCGTTCAGGAGACATGCCAACCATGA
- a CDS encoding STAS domain-containing protein: MSLERLEPGHYTLRGIVTFDNAAVVEQTGRELLLNELTAGQPQIRISLKELHQGDSATLSVCLSWLRLSGNFDTIFCFSDIPVELQALAKVCGIDNLLEASSCPVS, from the coding sequence ATGTCACTGGAACGCCTTGAACCGGGTCACTATACCCTCAGGGGAATAGTGACCTTTGATAATGCCGCCGTGGTTGAACAGACTGGCCGTGAGCTGTTGTTGAATGAACTCACTGCTGGTCAGCCGCAAATCCGTATCAGCCTGAAGGAGCTGCATCAGGGCGATAGCGCTACCCTGTCTGTCTGCCTGTCCTGGCTGCGCCTCAGTGGAAATTTCGACACAATTTTCTGCTTCTCTGACATCCCGGTGGAACTGCAGGCCCTTGCCAAGGTCTGTGGTATAGACAATTTACTGGAAGCCTCTTCCTGCCCAGTTAGTTGA